The genome window AACCTATTACAAATTGGCAAACACCTAGTTTTGAAATAGACAAAGATGGAGGAAACATACTAACTGATCTTATACACAATGACTGTGGTTGGCGTATAGTCTCTCCTAAATTTATAAATTTAATGCAAGATTTAATCAAAGATTGTGTTCAATATTTAGATGTAGAAATTAAAAATCAAGGAATAAATTATCGCGATTGTAAAATTTTACATGTAATAAAATCACTTGAAGCTTTGGATTATGAACATTCTGTATATACTTATATGGGTGATAATAATGAATATCTAAGTATCACCAAAGCTGTTTTAAAAAAATCAAAACTTGATGGAAGTCATATATTTAGAATTAAAGATGATGAAGTGCCTGTTTTTGTATCAGGTGAATTTAGAAAAATAATAAGAGAAAATAATTTGTTAGGTTTTAGTTTTAGTGAAGTTATGGTATATGAAAATTAACCATAAGAAAATATTGCAATTATAAACTATATAATTTATTAGGTTTTATCAAACAAATACCACAGCAAAGAACAAAAAAACGACAAGAGAACAAGCAGAACTAATTATAGAAGAAGAAAAGTTGATTTATGTAACTTGGCATGATTATGATAATACAGCAGGAGAATATCATTTTACAACTTGGTTTAATCCTAACAATAACAAATACAAGGCTGCTTATATATTAGAAAAAGAAGAGATGTTGAATTTATAGATATTCTTTTGATAGTGAAAAAGAAGCCATTGATAAAATGTTACAGATGAATTATGAACAAAAAATATAATGGAAAAGATATTAAAGAATATCTAACAAAAGAAGTAGCACTAAGAATCATCAAAGAAGAAAATCTAGAAGTGATTTGGTATGATGAAGCACTTAAACCAATACAAGAATATTCCCATTATGCTTCATAATGAAATATAAAGAGCTAGTATAAGTGGATGTGTAAATCCACCTATAGCAGGAGGACCTTGCACTAAAGTAGCTTTAGTATTTGCTCATACTTATTCAAATCATAAAGTAAATTATAAACATTCTGTTTTACAAATGGGTTTAATAGGAGTAAGCAACAAAGGTTATCCTATACTAGCTATACCTAAGAAAAATAAGATTAAATTTGCTCTAACTAAAATACAAGCTAATTCTCTTGCTAAGATTAAATGGGACAAGATAAAATGGAAAGGGATAGGAGGTAAATTAAAAGCAGCACAAAGAAGAAAACAAGTAAATAAACAACAAGCATTTTTAAAAGAAGTTCAAGCACAACAAAAAGAAGCTAAAAAAGTTTTAGCAAATATGGAAAAAAGATACAAAAATTAAATGGCGTTGATAAATTAAGCAATAAACAAAAAAAGGAAATTATGGCGAAGCTAAAATGCATTTGCATTATTTAAATCGAGGCTATAAAAGAATTAGCTTAAACAAAGCTCAAGGACTTGATGATAAAATTCATCAAGGAATTGATGGAATTTATTATAACCCCAATAAAAATCCAAAATATATCATCGCAGAAGCTAAGTTTGGAACAAGCAAGTTAAACAAAAAAACCAAACAGATGAGTGATAGTTGGATAACAGAAAAGGATAAAAATAGACTTGGTATTGTAGGGGAAAAACAAGCAAAGGAAATAAAAAAACTTCTTAAGGAAAATAGCAATGATGAAATCAGAAAAGATTTATTTCATGTTGATGAAAGAGGCAAAGAAACGATTCATTATTTAGATAAAGATGCAAATAAAATTAAAAAACCTAAAGGATAGAAAATGGTAAGAGATACTAAGAAAGATGAAGCGTATTTTACTGAACGTATATTAGAATGGGAAGAAGAAGTTAAAGAAGATGAAAAAAGACTCTTAGAACTTCCACTAGGAGATGAAAGAAGGGAAAATTATTTTTTTTCTATAACAGATGGAAAAAAAATGTATTGCTTTAGATAAATACTCTCGTGGTGATGATATAAACATAGTTAAAAAAGATTTAGAAGCATACATACTAGAAAAAGAAAAAAATCGTTTAGAAACGGGATTGGATATTGGCTATTACAGGGGAAATGCTATTGAACTTTGCGTTAGAGTATTATTGGATATGGATACTACTTGTTTGCTAGAATTAATAGAAGAAGATGAGAGAAAAAGAAGGGACATACTCAATAGAGATTGGTTTTTGCATTTTATAGGTTCTAAGGGTAAGAATTTAAATTTAGAACGCAAATGTGTTTGCAAAGAACATGAACTAATTAAAGAATTTATAGCCACACAAGATATTGAGTTTTTACATAAATATATGAAAAAACACACAAGGTTAAGATATCCTTTAGATACCTGGGATCTTGAAGGTGCTACAATTGTAAAACTAATGAATTTGGATAAAGAAGAATTTAAACAGTATAAATACTTTCCTTATGAATTAATATAAAAATTTTTGGTTATAATGCTATTTTAACACAAGGATATTTTATGGAAGACTTAGACTTTTTACAAAAACGTTGGGAAGAAGCTTATGAAGCTATGCCTAAACTTTATGAAATACCAAATGGAGCAATAATAAATTTTACCCTTAGTGAAGATACAGACACTATTTTATTTAAAGAACCTTGGGAAAATTTCAAACTAGACAATGAAGATGAGGAAGTAGAATGGAGGCTAAGTTTTTTCAGCATTAGCGAAGATAGACCTTTAGGATATTTAGGGTATAAAGAAGCTTTAGAAAAATTACAAGAATTTTCTTTGATACAATCAGAAGAAAGGGTTTTGATTAGAGCCATGAGTTTGGAAGAGCTTAAAAAATTAGGATTACACGAGCTATGACACTTCCTCAACCCATATTTTTAAATAAACTTATGCAATTTTTATCTAGTGAAAATTTAAATCTAAATAATTTTAAAAAAGACATAGAAAACATAATCCCTAAAAAAGACTTACAATTTTTACTAGATTTAAACACAAAAATCATGGGTATTGCTAAAATAATTATTCAAGATAAAAAAGAAATTAATATACTACTACCACAATCTGATAAAGAACATAAATTACAATATACACCTATAAAATTAGAAATCAAAAAAGATTTTAAAATTAAACTTGATAGCTTAGAAAATTGCGATAACAAGCAATTATTGGATATCATTAAACAAGAATATCCAAACAACACAGTCAAAGAGTTAACCATTAACCTATCAAAGGAAAAAATAAAAATACTTTTCATTATCAGCGAGGTGCCAAAATTTTTAAAATCCACATATAAAGAATGCGATTTTAAAGATTATGGCTTAATGAGTTATATTGAATTTGATAAAATTTTTAATCTCAAAGTCGATGATTTTAGATATTTTACGCTTATTACACCCTTTGGGGCAAAAAAAATACAATTGTATTGGATAAATGAATATGAAAATCTTCAAGAAACACTCAATTATGTTTCATTCCCAACACCCCAATAAACTCCTACACCAAAAACAAAGGTTTTTTAATGAATACAAACAACTCTTATCTTAACTTAAAAATTAACAAACTTGATTTTAAAATCACAAAAGCCATTATAAAAGAAAGCTTAGATCAGATCTTCTTATGTGAATGCGAAGGTTTTTATGAAAATATCCATGATGATATTTTTAGTGGTAATGATGAATTTGATCCTAGCATGCTTATTGATAAAGAAGCTTCACTTATAATCAACAATCCTTATGAAAACAAAAAATTAGATTTTTCAACCGATACTGACATGATATATAATGGCGTAATATCTTATGTTGAATACTTAGGCATTAATCAAAACAGTGCAAATAATATCGCAAAAGAAAACTTTAAACAATTAAATCATAAGCACTTTTTTAAGTTTAACCTACACTCTCCTTTAATTAGACTTGATTTTAATAAAGCAAATCGTATCTACACACATACAAATATAATAGAAGCGATCAAGCAAACTTTGGCTTATTATAACACCAAACTAAACAAAAACATTGATTTTTCTAATATTCATCATACATATGAAACTAAAGAATTGATTTCTCAATACAATGAAAGTGATTTAGAATTTATCACAAGATTAGCGCATAATCATGGTATTTATTTTTATGAGGATAAAGACAGTATCTATTTTTATGATTTTTATACTCATAAAGGTAAAATTAAAAATGTAACTTTTAACCCTAACATCAACAACCATCTTAATGAGGCTTGTATTTATGCACTCAATAAAGAAAAACAAATACAAACCAATGCTTTTACTCACTCTAGTAATAACTCCAAACAACCTTTAAGCTTATATTCCTTAAGCGCCAAAGAACAAAATGCTAATATACACTATAACGAGCATTCTTATGAAAGTGAATATTCTTTTACACAAGATATCAATCTAAAACAATCCCCTACTCTTAAAGAAAAAAGAAGCACTATGCTTAATAATATACTAAAAGCAAAAAGCAATATTTATCATCTTAGCTTAAATGAAAGTATTAAAATTAACATTCAAAAAGAAAACACTCAAGAGTATGCCATCATAGCCAAAGAACAAATTTTAATTGATGATGCTATTTTAGCCAATACTATCAATACTAATGATAATTTAAACATCAAAGACTTAAACCTAAGCAAATCTTACACAAATAACCTAACCCTACTTCCATCTTTTTTAACCTTTACACCTAGTTTTAAATTTAAACCAAAACCTCCAATTAATACCATAGGTATGGTGATAGGAGAAGATTCTAATATAGAAAACCAAAGAAACACCATATATACAGATGAATATGGAAGAGTAAAAGTAAGGATTAATCTTTATGCTAATCAAGAAGAATTAGACAATAAAGCAAATATCTATCATCATAGCCCATTCTTAAGAGTAGCTAGCCCTATAGCAAGCAATCATTCAGGTTTTTACCATACACCTAGAATTGGAGATGAAGTTATTATTTCATTTTTAGATGATGATATAGATAAACCTTTTATCAGTGGGAGTTTGTATAATGGGGTGAACGATCCTCTTGTTGCATTACCACATCATGATCACAAAACCTCCATTAGCTCTAAAACTATAGGAGTGTATGAACAAGGATACAACGAACTAACTTTGTCTAATATAAAAAATAAAGAGCAAATCTACTTAAAAGCAGAAAGAGACTACGATGAATTAGTTCAACATAACTTTACTCAAAAAATTCTAAACGACAAAGATTCTACAGTAGATGGCATTTATAACGAAAGAATTAAAAAAGTTCATACACAAACCATAGATTTAGCTAAAAATGTCAATATCGGAGCTGAATATCTAATCAATGTAGGTCTATCTAAA of Campylobacter sp. 2014D-0216 contains these proteins:
- a CDS encoding imm11 family protein, giving the protein MRYYKMMYNYNHNDVDNWHSCDLVDIKNNDEYALLESKPITNWQTPSFEIDKDGGNILTDLIHNDCGWRIVSPKFINLMQDLIKDCVQYLDVEIKNQGINYRDCKILHVIKSLEALDYEHSVYTYMGDNNEYLSITKAVLKKSKLDGSHIFRIKDDEVPVFVSGEFRKIIRENNLLGFSFSEVMVYEN
- a CDS encoding type VI secretion system Vgr family protein, with the translated sequence MNTNNSYLNLKINKLDFKITKAIIKESLDQIFLCECEGFYENIHDDIFSGNDEFDPSMLIDKEASLIINNPYENKKLDFSTDTDMIYNGVISYVEYLGINQNSANNIAKENFKQLNHKHFFKFNLHSPLIRLDFNKANRIYTHTNIIEAIKQTLAYYNTKLNKNIDFSNIHHTYETKELISQYNESDLEFITRLAHNHGIYFYEDKDSIYFYDFYTHKGKIKNVTFNPNINNHLNEACIYALNKEKQIQTNAFTHSSNNSKQPLSLYSLSAKEQNANIHYNEHSYESEYSFTQDINLKQSPTLKEKRSTMLNNILKAKSNIYHLSLNESIKINIQKENTQEYAIIAKEQILIDDAILANTINTNDNLNIKDLNLSKSYTNNLTLLPSFLTFTPSFKFKPKPPINTIGMVIGEDSNIENQRNTIYTDEYGRVKVRINLYANQEELDNKANIYHHSPFLRVASPIASNHSGFYHTPRIGDEVIISFLDDDIDKPFISGSLYNGVNDPLVALPHHDHKTSISSKTIGVYEQGYNELTLSNIKNKEQIYLKAERDYDELVQHNFTQKILNDKDSTVDGIYNERIKKVHTQTIDLAKNVNIGAEYLINVGLSKDTIVGLSNTLNIGVDNKLRIGKNSSEYIGENKDTEIGANKNTTIHKDETKNVKGNKKEIIEGHYNISTSNKMQVLSEKEMDYKSKDNILFTSNESIGFESDKNTSMVADNITTYAQTTHYLKADSEATIQVGETFINAKPNCVVIKAGGVEVVIDSKGLVVKGGEIKAE
- a CDS encoding PoNe immunity protein domain-containing protein, whose translation is MEKKCIALDKYSRGDDINIVKKDLEAYILEKEKNRLETGLDIGYYRGNAIELCVRVLLDMDTTCLLELIEEDERKRRDILNRDWFLHFIGSKGKNLNLERKCVCKEHELIKEFIATQDIEFLHKYMKKHTRLRYPLDTWDLEGATIVKLMNLDKEEFKQYKYFPYELI